From a single Lentimicrobiaceae bacterium genomic region:
- a CDS encoding polysaccharide biosynthesis protein, translating into MKSANLKEHLRLSFIYTAAAAFSPVLQVLIQPVYEGKDLLGAVDFSHLAITELFTSLVFAIALFAMGNAIARFYYDYEPDSPAYHKMVSGIFSSILFRGALIALIAWLLKDYIGLLFKQPQLQHFPDYGFACIVTGLGRAINITAAALFRNEKKVLSFILVSMGLGVFRTGFQLIGLFYFDMSFIGYINGSAIGTAIVSVLILVAIYTKSGFGFDRKMMREINRFAMPLTQYSVIVWVLTYADRYMLERFPADLGIYNTAVTFAAGIAIVLQGLQGANQPEVFRVMKLGIDKHQDEIRQFCNILLMQSMAIIVAAILPTMLYLHFFYVTDVKQALGLVALVYMRSILRTQFIVFSYPSYYLKKTQIFLYLNTGAMLLNIVLNYLLIPEFKYFGAIAAGLTADLIMVAGIYIYQKRIVQIHWNITKTLVFPVLIVALTAVLDIIRVHFDLNPFISASLVTFAAFGGMIFLYRSEIQTYIHRKWKQS; encoded by the coding sequence ATGAAGAGCGCTAATCTTAAGGAACATCTTCGGTTATCATTTATTTATACGGCTGCAGCAGCGTTTTCGCCTGTACTTCAGGTGCTTATTCAGCCGGTTTATGAAGGAAAAGACCTGCTGGGTGCTGTTGATTTTTCACATCTGGCTATTACAGAACTCTTTACATCGCTGGTGTTTGCCATTGCCCTCTTTGCCATGGGAAATGCCATTGCCCGGTTTTATTATGATTATGAGCCTGATAGCCCTGCTTACCACAAAATGGTTTCAGGGATTTTCTCCTCCATTTTGTTCAGGGGGGCGCTCATTGCTCTGATTGCCTGGTTGCTGAAAGATTATATTGGCCTTTTATTCAAACAGCCTCAGCTACAGCATTTTCCTGATTACGGTTTTGCCTGTATTGTTACAGGCCTCGGACGGGCTATCAATATTACCGCTGCAGCCCTTTTCAGGAATGAAAAAAAAGTGCTGAGTTTTATTCTCGTCAGTATGGGGCTGGGGGTGTTCAGAACAGGATTTCAGTTAATTGGCCTTTTTTATTTTGATATGTCCTTTATTGGCTATATCAATGGAAGCGCCATCGGAACAGCCATTGTTTCCGTGTTGATTCTTGTGGCCATTTACACCAAATCGGGTTTTGGCTTCGACCGCAAAATGATGCGCGAAATCAACCGCTTTGCGATGCCTCTTACACAATACAGTGTTATTGTTTGGGTGTTGACCTATGCCGACAGGTATATGCTTGAGCGCTTTCCGGCTGATTTGGGTATTTACAATACCGCTGTGACTTTTGCTGCCGGAATTGCCATTGTGCTGCAGGGATTGCAGGGAGCTAACCAGCCTGAAGTATTCAGGGTGATGAAACTGGGAATTGATAAGCACCAGGACGAAATCAGGCAATTTTGCAATATTTTGCTGATGCAAAGCATGGCCATTATTGTTGCAGCCATCTTGCCTACCATGCTTTATCTGCATTTTTTTTATGTAACTGATGTAAAGCAGGCCCTGGGTCTGGTGGCTCTTGTTTATATGAGAAGCATCCTGCGTACACAGTTTATCGTTTTTTCCTATCCTTCTTATTATCTGAAAAAAACGCAGATATTCCTTTACCTGAACACAGGTGCTATGCTGCTGAATATTGTGTTGAATTACCTGCTGATTCCCGAATTTAAATATTTTGGTGCAATAGCAGCCGGACTGACTGCCGATTTGATAATGGTTGCCGGCATCTATATTTATCAGAAACGCATTGTTCAAATCCATTGGAATATTACCAAAACCCTCGTATTTCCTGTTCTTATTGTAGCCTTAACCGCTGTTCTTGATATTATCAGGGTTCATTTTGACCTGAATCCTTTTATCTCTGCAAGTCTGGTTACCTTTGCAGCGTTTGGAGGGATGATTTTTTTATACAGGTCTGAAATTCAAACTTATATTCATAGGAAATGGAAACAGTCCTGA
- the nadC gene encoding carboxylating nicotinate-nucleotide diphosphorylase: MTIDEIIEQALTEDIGDGDHTTRSVIPGHVQGRARLIVKQSGVLAGMQVAEKIFKKVDETLRFIPLLHDGDKVNTGDVAFTVEGSSASILMAERLVLNFMQRMSGIATTTAVYVEKLAGLSTRVLDTRKTTPLLREFEKYAVRAGGGSNHRMGLYDMMMIKDNHVDFAGGISRAIDSANAYLKEHGRSLKIEIEVRNFDELQQVIHHGGVQRIMLDNFTPENLQKAVEMINNRYETEASGGITLDTIRAYAETGVDYISVGALTHHIKSLDLSLKAY, from the coding sequence ATGACCATTGATGAAATAATTGAACAAGCGCTGACAGAAGATATCGGCGATGGCGACCATACTACACGTTCGGTAATTCCCGGCCATGTGCAGGGACGTGCCCGATTGATTGTAAAACAATCCGGCGTGCTTGCCGGAATGCAGGTTGCTGAAAAAATATTCAAAAAGGTTGACGAAACCCTTCGCTTCATTCCTCTGCTTCACGACGGTGACAAAGTCAATACCGGCGATGTGGCTTTTACTGTTGAAGGCTCGTCGGCGTCCATTCTGATGGCTGAACGGCTGGTGCTGAACTTTATGCAACGCATGAGTGGGATTGCCACAACTACAGCTGTTTATGTTGAAAAGTTGGCAGGCCTCAGTACAAGGGTACTTGATACACGAAAAACAACTCCTTTGCTGCGCGAATTTGAGAAATATGCTGTCAGGGCCGGTGGCGGCAGCAACCACCGCATGGGGCTTTATGATATGATGATGATAAAGGATAACCATGTGGATTTTGCAGGCGGCATTTCACGGGCCATTGATTCGGCCAATGCCTACTTGAAAGAACATGGCCGTTCTTTAAAAATTGAGATAGAAGTCCGTAACTTTGATGAACTTCAGCAGGTTATCCATCACGGAGGGGTACAGCGAATCATGCTCGACAACTTTACGCCTGAAAATCTGCAAAAAGCCGTTGAAATGATTAACAACCGTTATGAAACAGAAGCCTCCGGTGGTATTACGCTGGACACAATCCGGGCATATGCCGAAACTGGTGTTGACTATATTTCAGTTGGTGCACTTACCCATCACATCAAAAGCCTTGACCTTAGTCTGAAAGCATATTGA
- a CDS encoding acylneuraminate cytidylyltransferase family protein yields the protein MKTLFLIPARGGSKGIPEKNIRLFAGKPLILHTLELARQFADDKDICISTDDQKIADTVAQAGYKIPFLRPASLASDTSGMHEVMLHALDFYAQRGQHFDNLVLLQPTSPFRQTSHLKEALNIWSEETDMIVSVKMTEANPYYVLFEENEAGFLRKSKEALFERRQDCPNVWQLNGAIYIIQTKSLRNSKMADFKKIKKFEMDALHSLDLDTELDWLIAETINQKYHIITPE from the coding sequence ATGAAAACACTCTTTCTGATTCCGGCCCGTGGAGGTTCAAAAGGCATCCCTGAAAAAAATATCAGGCTGTTTGCCGGAAAGCCCCTGATATTGCACACGCTTGAACTGGCCCGTCAATTTGCAGATGATAAAGACATTTGCATTTCAACTGACGATCAGAAAATTGCAGATACAGTAGCTCAGGCTGGATATAAGATTCCGTTTCTGAGGCCTGCCTCGCTGGCATCCGACACCTCCGGGATGCACGAAGTCATGCTTCACGCGCTTGATTTTTATGCTCAGCGCGGGCAGCACTTCGACAACCTGGTTTTGCTGCAGCCTACTTCCCCTTTCAGGCAAACGTCACATTTAAAAGAAGCGCTGAACATCTGGTCAGAAGAAACAGATATGATAGTTTCGGTTAAAATGACTGAAGCCAATCCTTATTATGTACTGTTTGAAGAAAATGAAGCGGGATTTCTTCGCAAATCAAAAGAAGCGCTGTTTGAAAGAAGACAAGACTGTCCGAACGTATGGCAGTTGAACGGCGCCATCTACATCATTCAAACAAAATCACTCAGAAACAGCAAAATGGCTGACTTCAAAAAGATTAAAAAGTTTGAAATGGATGCGCTTCACTCACTTGACCTCGACACTGAGCTGGATTGGCTGATAGCTGAAACCATCAACCAGAAGTATCACATTATAACCCCTGAATAA
- a CDS encoding DUF4783 domain-containing protein, with the protein MKNAVHYRLISFVLLLLAGACSGTVFGQDVNSRIAAAIKTANAKDLSSYFNNTIDLTTPGNEGTYSKAQAEMIVKSFFSKYPPSSFTLNHNGKSNDGSHFAIGTYKSGATQFRAYFLVKVMSGQQLIHQLKFESEDD; encoded by the coding sequence ATGAAAAACGCAGTACATTACAGGTTGATATCATTTGTGTTACTTCTGTTGGCAGGTGCATGTTCGGGCACTGTTTTTGGCCAGGATGTAAACTCCAGGATAGCGGCTGCCATTAAAACTGCCAATGCCAAGGATCTCAGCAGTTATTTTAATAATACCATTGATTTGACCACTCCCGGCAACGAGGGGACATACAGCAAGGCGCAGGCCGAAATGATTGTTAAAAGCTTTTTTTCGAAATATCCTCCTTCCTCCTTTACCCTGAACCACAATGGAAAATCGAATGATGGTTCACACTTTGCTATTGGTACTTACAAAAGCGGAGCTACACAGTTCAGGGCTTATTTTCTGGTAAAGGTGATGTCGGGGCAGCAACTGATACATCAGCTGAAGTTTGAATCGGAAGACGATTGA
- a CDS encoding YihY/virulence factor BrkB family protein, producing MIKKYRDRLIATALRIYAGVLESRPVRIILIWSKRLVLPGFDGVPLFDVAVFFIKGMRKGSITNRAAALSFNTFLAIFPAIIFFFTLIPYIPIENFQDSLLDLLKDFIPTQAYDMVEETLFDIVKRPRGSLLSFGFLLAMYFATNSINSLIEAFNQTYHAIETRTAFKQRLVSIALVLILSVLVIVAIALITFGPLSLNWLVNKGLLTDGLTIFIIGIGKWIITLALLFFAFSFLFYYAPSGKQRFRFISLGSTITTLLFIATSVGFNFYVNNFSKYNSLYGSIGTLIVFMMWIYFNAIIILIGFELNASISVARKNYTQP from the coding sequence ATGATAAAAAAATACCGGGATCGTTTGATTGCCACAGCGCTGCGTATTTATGCAGGCGTTTTGGAAAGCCGACCGGTCAGAATTATTTTAATCTGGTCGAAACGCCTGGTGTTGCCCGGTTTTGATGGTGTTCCGCTGTTTGATGTCGCCGTTTTTTTTATCAAAGGTATGCGCAAAGGGTCTATTACCAACCGTGCTGCAGCGCTCTCTTTTAATACTTTTCTGGCCATTTTTCCTGCCATTATCTTCTTTTTTACCCTGATTCCCTATATCCCCATCGAGAATTTTCAGGATAGCCTGCTCGATTTACTGAAAGATTTTATTCCAACCCAGGCCTACGATATGGTGGAAGAGACTCTTTTTGATATTGTTAAACGGCCGCGTGGCAGTTTGCTCTCTTTTGGTTTTCTGCTGGCTATGTATTTTGCAACCAACAGCATCAATAGCCTGATTGAAGCCTTTAATCAAACCTATCATGCCATCGAAACCCGGACTGCTTTTAAACAGCGCCTGGTTTCCATTGCTTTGGTGTTGATTCTTTCGGTGCTCGTTATTGTGGCCATTGCCTTGATTACATTCGGGCCCTTGTCGCTTAACTGGCTGGTAAATAAAGGGCTGCTTACCGATGGGCTCACCATTTTTATTATTGGTATTGGTAAGTGGATCATTACACTGGCTTTGTTGTTTTTTGCCTTTTCCTTTCTCTTTTATTATGCGCCCAGCGGCAAACAAAGGTTCAGGTTTATTTCGTTGGGCTCTACCATAACTACTTTACTTTTTATTGCTACTTCGGTTGGCTTTAACTTTTATGTGAATAACTTCTCAAAATACAACTCTTTGTATGGATCCATCGGAACATTGATTGTGTTTATGATGTGGATTTATTTTAATGCGATTATCATTCTGATTGGTTTTGAGTTGAATGCAAGCATATCGGTGGCCCGTAAAAATTATACACAGCCATGA
- the neuC gene encoding UDP-N-acetylglucosamine 2-epimerase (hydrolyzing), whose amino-acid sequence MGTPQVKIAILTSSRADFGIYLPLLRILSTEEKIGTDIIAFGTHLSARYGHTLSHIQEAGFNIAWSFDTAPATDTPGDIARSMAETTRQLTKVWENSHYDLIFALGDRYEMFAAVASALPFNLKIAHIHGGETTLGAIDNAFRHAITHMSAFHFTGAEPYRMKVCQLIDSDKNVYNTGALGIDNLSKIKLMEIDEFRNQFGIDLLKPSILITLHPETIGFDQNRDNAAEMLGALEMLSDFQQIITMPNADTSGLVIRELIEAYSKNRPNVKVVESFGSLGYLSAMKHCTLMLGNTSSGFMEASFFPKWVINLGKRQDGRIRTPNITDTAFDRNLISETIRKVCKTRIPDFAPVYGDGHAAEKILKILKDELGLN is encoded by the coding sequence ATGGGAACACCTCAAGTAAAAATAGCCATACTCACCAGCTCCAGAGCTGATTTTGGCATCTACCTTCCTTTGTTGCGCATTTTATCAACAGAAGAAAAAATTGGCACAGATATTATTGCTTTTGGCACGCACTTATCAGCCCGATACGGACACACACTTTCGCATATTCAGGAAGCAGGGTTCAACATTGCCTGGAGTTTTGACACAGCGCCAGCTACCGACACCCCCGGAGATATTGCCAGAAGCATGGCCGAAACTACCCGGCAATTAACAAAAGTCTGGGAAAACAGCCATTACGACCTGATATTTGCATTGGGCGATCGCTATGAGATGTTCGCCGCAGTGGCTTCTGCCCTGCCCTTCAACCTGAAAATTGCCCATATCCATGGCGGAGAAACCACGCTTGGCGCCATCGACAACGCTTTCCGGCACGCCATTACCCATATGTCGGCCTTCCATTTTACAGGTGCCGAACCTTACAGAATGAAAGTATGCCAGTTGATTGATTCAGATAAAAACGTATACAATACAGGCGCATTGGGCATCGACAACCTATCAAAAATAAAATTGATGGAGATTGATGAATTCAGGAATCAGTTTGGCATTGACCTGCTTAAACCTTCCATCCTCATCACGCTGCACCCCGAAACCATCGGTTTTGACCAAAACCGTGACAATGCTGCTGAAATGTTAGGAGCGCTTGAAATGCTCTCTGATTTTCAGCAAATCATTACCATGCCCAATGCAGACACCTCGGGGCTAGTCATCAGGGAACTGATTGAAGCTTACAGCAAAAACAGACCGAATGTAAAAGTTGTAGAGTCTTTCGGCAGCCTTGGATACCTGAGTGCCATGAAACATTGCACCCTGATGCTGGGCAACACTTCAAGCGGCTTTATGGAAGCCTCCTTTTTTCCCAAATGGGTAATTAACCTGGGCAAAAGACAGGATGGCCGAATCAGAACCCCCAATATTACCGACACCGCATTTGACAGAAACCTGATTTCAGAAACAATCCGAAAAGTCTGCAAAACCCGGATACCTGACTTTGCACCTGTTTATGGTGACGGTCATGCAGCAGAAAAGATTTTAAAAATATTGAAAGATGAACTTGGCCTTAATTGA
- a CDS encoding NTP transferase domain-containing protein translates to MNLALIEKHTIADDLPLKQALEKLNNVPDNLTLFVLNNQQQLVGTLTDGDVRRGLLNGLSLDDQAGRFMFHNFRFLRQFDFSLAQVKELREKRIKMVPVLDENHRIVRLADLNGSRSLLPLDAVMMAGGKGERLRPLTENTPKPLLKVGDKPILEHNIDHLASFGIERFFIAVNYLGDMIKDYFGDGSSKGIQIEYINENRPLGTLGAVSTVENFAYNNLLVMNADILSDINIEDFYNDFEQQNAMMSVASVPYKVNMPFAVLETQQNRVLSFREKPQYTYYTNAGIYLMRRSLIKRIPLETMYHATDLMDNLLSNGEGLVQYPIHGVWMDIGRKEDFEKAQEEIKHIRFL, encoded by the coding sequence ATGAACTTGGCCTTAATTGAAAAACATACCATTGCTGACGATCTGCCTCTTAAACAGGCCCTCGAAAAGCTGAACAATGTACCCGACAATCTTACCCTGTTTGTGCTCAATAACCAGCAGCAACTGGTGGGCACATTGACCGACGGCGACGTTAGAAGAGGGCTGCTCAACGGACTCAGCCTGGATGACCAGGCAGGGCGCTTTATGTTTCATAATTTCCGTTTTCTGAGACAATTTGATTTCAGTCTGGCGCAGGTGAAAGAGTTGCGCGAAAAACGCATTAAAATGGTGCCGGTGCTGGATGAAAACCACCGGATTGTGCGGCTGGCCGACCTGAACGGATCCCGATCGCTGCTTCCGCTCGATGCTGTGATGATGGCTGGTGGTAAAGGCGAACGCTTGCGCCCTCTCACCGAAAACACGCCCAAACCCTTACTGAAAGTGGGCGATAAACCCATTCTTGAACACAATATTGACCACCTGGCAAGCTTTGGAATCGAACGTTTCTTTATCGCAGTCAACTATCTGGGCGACATGATCAAAGACTACTTCGGCGACGGCTCATCAAAAGGCATACAAATTGAATACATCAATGAAAACCGCCCCCTCGGAACACTGGGTGCAGTTTCAACTGTTGAAAATTTTGCTTACAACAACCTGCTGGTCATGAATGCCGATATATTGTCGGACATCAACATCGAAGATTTTTATAACGATTTTGAGCAACAAAACGCCATGATGTCGGTAGCTTCGGTACCTTATAAAGTAAATATGCCCTTTGCCGTACTTGAAACACAGCAAAACAGGGTGCTTTCGTTTCGCGAAAAACCGCAATACACATACTATACCAATGCAGGTATTTATCTGATGCGCCGCTCGCTTATCAAGCGTATACCCCTCGAAACCATGTATCACGCCACCGATTTAATGGATAACCTGCTCTCCAATGGCGAAGGTCTTGTTCAATATCCCATACATGGCGTGTGGATGGACATTGGCCGAAAAGAAGATTTTGAAAAAGCACAGGAAGAAATCAAACACATTCGTTTTTTATGA
- the neuB gene encoding N-acetylneuraminate synthase, which produces MQQIIIIAEAGVNHNGSLQLAYGLIDKAAEAGADYVKFQTFIPSRLVSFHAPKAEYQARNTDGHASSQQSMLEQLALTFSDFKSLQQYCLKKGIGFLSTGFDEESVRFIDGLGVDFHKIPSGEITNKPYLELIGSLGKPVIVSTGMATLDEVAAALEILYGQGLTKNMITLLHCTTEYPAPASEVNLKAIETMRSTFDLPAGYSDHTAGILIPLAAAAMGACMIEKHFTTSRQLPGPDHKASLEPAELTEMVKNIRLIEQALGDGIKKPTASEIKNIAVARRSIHLINKLPEGHIISHNDLIMKRPGTGISPMQIDAVIGKTLKTGLDQDSMLLWEHLK; this is translated from the coding sequence ATGCAGCAAATAATTATCATAGCGGAAGCAGGGGTTAACCATAACGGAAGCCTTCAGCTGGCTTACGGGTTAATTGACAAAGCAGCCGAAGCTGGTGCTGATTATGTTAAATTTCAAACGTTTATTCCATCGCGGCTGGTTTCATTTCACGCGCCAAAAGCAGAATATCAGGCCAGGAACACAGACGGTCACGCAAGCAGTCAACAATCAATGCTCGAACAGCTTGCACTTACTTTTTCCGATTTTAAATCGCTTCAGCAGTACTGCCTGAAAAAAGGCATTGGATTTCTATCAACAGGTTTTGATGAAGAAAGTGTAAGATTTATTGATGGCCTTGGTGTTGATTTTCACAAGATTCCTTCCGGCGAGATTACCAATAAACCGTATCTGGAGCTAATTGGTTCACTGGGCAAACCTGTCATCGTTTCAACAGGAATGGCCACCCTTGACGAGGTAGCCGCTGCGTTGGAAATATTATACGGGCAAGGGCTTACAAAAAACATGATAACGCTGCTGCACTGCACAACCGAATATCCTGCACCAGCCTCAGAGGTGAATCTCAAAGCGATTGAAACCATGCGAAGTACATTTGATTTGCCTGCAGGCTATTCCGATCACACTGCCGGAATTTTAATACCGCTTGCAGCTGCAGCCATGGGTGCATGCATGATTGAAAAGCATTTTACTACCAGCCGGCAGCTGCCCGGCCCTGACCACAAAGCATCGCTTGAACCTGCCGAACTTACTGAAATGGTAAAAAACATCAGGCTCATTGAACAGGCACTGGGCGATGGCATCAAAAAACCAACAGCTTCAGAAATAAAAAATATTGCAGTTGCCAGAAGAAGTATCCATCTAATCAACAAGCTACCCGAAGGACACATAATTTCGCATAACGATTTGATTATGAAACGCCCAGGCACAGGCATCAGTCCGATGCAGATAGATGCCGTTATTGGCAAAACATTAAAAACCGGTCTCGACCAGGACTCGATGTTATTATGGGAACACCTCAAGTAA
- a CDS encoding UDP-N-acetylglucosamine 2-epimerase codes for METVLIFRQLSESEKGQLKQRLLDNDCLVVLKSPDMLPAGLPDAQVLSLPSGISVAAGQKLLNAILAFGDLTIEDSGIGKYFDMGNFPLWHYQRFRIFFMLRPLFVIKEAVEHYLQGSVRVVCYCHANEAEAVRDFGNRLEVVSSKAVRAKKNYRALLSYSIYFLLRVLISWILKPNLAGKKHVVVDRSARQRCRHVISLKQKSDNYNLSPLFDLAGNDFLIISETEPPKTTGNGRFRMSLHYFAGLGRRSQTIYGEYILFRGLLSRGLKQKRRLMLQELQQKIEVVGAMDFNSNERLIFHSFVKLMPSASFYITKYLAFARFFEIHQPDTISAIDENSPSTRCMLDAARRNGALSIGIQHGNIGDGQPAYLYTQLDYLNQVMADYTLVWGEYWRDFLISKGNYPTDSVVVTGQMRTDIIPKMLHKSEDYRKAFSQGKPLVVFASQPIPDMNLRRQAAFDVFTAFKNQPQATLVVKLHPAERDAKAYYAAIAKEAGCTNYRIVYKVDLYELIAACDLLITCYSTVGTEAVYFGKPLIILDHHQEDLLGYKAEGVAWQAIDAETLESVSAGVLSGELYPDAEACRLFIQKYASSIDGKATERVLSFIQGL; via the coding sequence ATGGAAACAGTCCTGATTTTTCGTCAACTTAGCGAAAGCGAGAAGGGGCAGCTGAAGCAACGCCTGCTTGACAACGATTGTCTTGTTGTGCTAAAGTCGCCTGATATGCTTCCGGCTGGTTTGCCCGATGCGCAGGTGCTGTCTTTACCTTCAGGCATTTCTGTTGCTGCAGGGCAAAAGTTATTGAATGCCATTCTTGCCTTTGGTGATTTAACCATTGAAGACTCAGGAATTGGAAAGTATTTCGATATGGGAAATTTCCCTTTGTGGCATTATCAGCGTTTCAGAATTTTCTTTATGCTGCGCCCCCTGTTTGTTATCAAAGAGGCGGTTGAGCACTATTTGCAGGGAAGTGTCAGGGTGGTTTGCTATTGCCATGCCAATGAAGCTGAGGCAGTAAGAGATTTTGGCAACAGGCTTGAAGTGGTGAGCTCAAAGGCTGTGAGAGCAAAGAAAAATTACCGTGCGCTGCTGAGTTACTCAATATACTTTCTTCTACGGGTATTGATATCCTGGATTCTTAAACCAAATCTTGCCGGAAAGAAGCATGTGGTGGTCGATCGGTCGGCCCGACAGCGTTGCCGGCATGTTATCAGTCTTAAGCAGAAGTCTGATAATTATAATTTATCGCCACTGTTTGATTTGGCCGGAAATGATTTTCTGATTATATCCGAAACGGAACCGCCCAAAACAACTGGTAATGGTCGTTTTAGAATGAGTTTGCATTATTTTGCCGGGCTGGGGCGGCGCTCCCAAACCATTTATGGCGAATATATTTTATTCAGAGGCCTGTTGTCGCGTGGATTAAAGCAGAAACGCAGGCTGATGCTGCAAGAACTTCAGCAAAAAATTGAAGTGGTTGGTGCTATGGATTTTAATAGCAATGAGCGGCTTATTTTTCATTCCTTTGTCAAACTAATGCCGTCTGCTTCTTTTTATATCACAAAGTACCTGGCCTTTGCCCGCTTTTTTGAAATCCATCAGCCCGATACCATATCTGCCATTGATGAGAATAGCCCGTCAACACGCTGTATGCTGGATGCAGCCCGCAGAAATGGTGCTTTAAGTATTGGTATCCAGCATGGTAATATTGGTGATGGTCAACCGGCCTATTTGTACACCCAGCTTGATTATCTGAATCAGGTGATGGCTGATTATACGCTGGTTTGGGGTGAATACTGGAGAGATTTTTTAATTTCGAAAGGGAATTACCCAACAGATTCAGTGGTGGTGACCGGGCAGATGCGTACTGATATTATTCCTAAAATGCTGCATAAATCGGAAGATTACCGAAAAGCTTTCAGCCAGGGAAAACCTCTTGTTGTGTTTGCTTCACAACCCATTCCTGATATGAACCTGCGCAGGCAGGCAGCCTTTGATGTGTTTACGGCCTTTAAAAACCAGCCTCAGGCTACTCTTGTTGTTAAGTTGCATCCCGCCGAACGTGATGCAAAAGCTTATTATGCTGCAATTGCCAAAGAAGCCGGTTGTACAAATTACAGGATTGTGTATAAAGTGGATCTTTATGAATTGATTGCTGCCTGCGACCTGCTGATTACCTGTTATTCAACTGTTGGCACAGAAGCTGTTTACTTTGGCAAGCCTCTTATCATTCTCGATCATCATCAGGAAGATTTACTGGGTTACAAGGCCGAAGGAGTGGCCTGGCAGGCCATTGATGCTGAAACACTTGAATCAGTTTCAGCGGGCGTTCTCTCCGGAGAGCTTTATCCTGATGCTGAAGCTTGCCGGTTATTTATTCAAAAGTATGCATCATCCATCGATGGAAAGGCAACAGAAAGAGTGCTTTCGTTTATTCAGGGGTTATAA
- a CDS encoding HAD hydrolase family protein, which yields MDKKVKVVITDIDGVWTDGKIYLSEDGNSQKAFSTQDSVGVALLRLMNIPVIIITGEDSEIIRRRADQLKIAHVYTGVRNKLLIAQQALEELGYCLDDAAYIGDDIMDLPLLSAVGCAAVPANAPEYLKSRVNNTLNRSSGDGVFREFCEMIANKQGILDETVEKYLLRATSAKY from the coding sequence ATGGACAAAAAAGTAAAAGTGGTTATTACCGATATAGATGGTGTGTGGACCGACGGAAAGATATATCTGAGTGAAGACGGGAACAGCCAGAAAGCATTCAGCACACAGGACAGCGTAGGAGTGGCACTGCTCAGGCTGATGAATATTCCGGTTATCATCATCACTGGTGAGGACTCTGAAATAATCAGACGCCGGGCTGATCAGCTCAAAATTGCCCATGTTTATACTGGTGTGCGCAATAAATTGCTGATTGCCCAACAGGCACTGGAAGAGCTCGGCTATTGTCTTGATGATGCTGCTTATATTGGCGATGACATAATGGATTTGCCTTTACTGAGTGCTGTCGGATGTGCTGCTGTTCCGGCAAATGCACCCGAATATCTGAAAAGCAGAGTTAACAACACCCTGAACAGAAGCAGCGGAGATGGAGTTTTCAGAGAATTTTGTGAAATGATTGCCAACAAACAGGGAATCTTAGATGAAACAGTTGAGAAATACCTGCTCCGCGCAACTTCTGCGAAATATTAA
- a CDS encoding acetyltransferase, giving the protein MHNINNIVLVGGGGHCKSVIESIESEGKYKIAGISDIATRKGISISGYPVIYADEELEALVNKDFKFLITVGQIRNPLPRRMLYEKLKSAGAGMATILDPTAIISPRATIGEGCVILRQTFVNAGVVIGENCILNTGAIVEHDSIIGSHVHVSTKAIVNGDCHIGDNCFIGSGAIISNGVSICADTLIGAGTVVFKSITQPGTYMGNPARKIK; this is encoded by the coding sequence ATGCACAATATCAACAACATAGTTTTAGTAGGTGGTGGAGGTCATTGCAAATCGGTTATCGAAAGCATTGAATCAGAAGGCAAATACAAAATTGCCGGTATTTCTGACATTGCTACCCGAAAGGGTATTTCTATATCGGGCTACCCTGTTATTTATGCTGATGAAGAGCTTGAAGCCCTTGTAAATAAAGATTTTAAGTTTTTGATCACTGTCGGACAGATTCGCAATCCACTCCCCCGCAGAATGCTATATGAAAAACTAAAATCGGCGGGTGCAGGCATGGCCACTATTCTTGACCCTACTGCAATTATTTCGCCGCGTGCAACCATTGGTGAAGGCTGTGTGATACTCAGACAAACTTTTGTCAATGCAGGTGTCGTTATCGGCGAAAATTGCATTCTGAATACCGGAGCAATTGTTGAACATGATTCCATCATTGGCAGCCATGTGCATGTTTCAACCAAAGCCATCGTCAATGGCGATTGCCATATTGGCGACAATTGCTTTATCGGCAGCGGTGCCATCATATCCAATGGCGTTTCCATCTGTGCTGACACGCTTATCGGTGCTGGCACGGTTGTTTTCAAATCCATAACGCAACCGGGAACTTATATGGGCAACCCTGCCCGAAAGATAAAATAG